From the genome of Lotus japonicus ecotype B-129 chromosome 6, LjGifu_v1.2, one region includes:
- the LOC130725127 gene encoding uncharacterized protein LOC130725127: MAMAHQLYHVDMGKYFKHENEWRLVKDEPKWMGTFMTTSSTRQKKSGDGAYATSSDPSASIEGDEYEATQPATRPLGKKNQKRKANVGDTASSDLGYVPNSEMIAIGKAKLGFLASFEKLKTEELEVRKEKKKLYKAWLLKEYKDIFMEDTSEMNEVQLATHQRLVEFAMNELGMS, encoded by the coding sequence ATGGCTATGGCGCATCAATTATATCATGTAGATATGGGTAAATatttcaaacatgagaatgaatgGCGGTTGGTGAAGGATGAACCAAAGTGGATGGGAACATTTATGACAACCAGTTCAACGAGGCAGAAGAAGTCAGGAGATGGGGCGTATGCAACATCGTCTGACCCGAGTGCATCAATCGAGGGCGACGAATATGAGGCCACACAACCAGCAACCCGCCCGTTGGGAAAAAAGAACCAGAAAAGGAAAGCTAATGTAGGAGACACAGCTTCAAGTGATCTCGGTTATGTTCCTAACTCCGAGATGATAGCCATCGGGAAAGCTAAACTGGGATTCCTGGCGAGTtttgagaagctcaagaccgAAGAACTGGAggtgagaaaggaaaaaaaaaaactttataaggCGTGGTTATTGAAGGAATACAAAGATATTTTTATGGAGGACACATCTGAAATGAACGAGGTGCAGTTAGCAACGCATCAGCGCTTAGTTGAATTCGCCATGAATGAACTAGGAATGTCTTAA